From Triticum urartu cultivar G1812 chromosome 2, Tu2.1, whole genome shotgun sequence, a single genomic window includes:
- the LOC125534424 gene encoding uncharacterized protein LOC125534424 yields MASSSSARSSRVATCLVLLLLVVSLREASAARPLPPAVDMPSEVLKDQVIVNKYAPLLLAMLPRGPVTPSGPSGGTNEAGN; encoded by the coding sequence ATggcttcttcctccagcgcccgAAGCAGCCGTGTGGCCACATGCCTCGTGCTGCTTCTCCTGGTCGTCAGCCTCCGAGAAGCCTCGGCCGCGAGGCCGCTCCCGCCAGCCGTCGACATGCCTAGCGAGGTGCTCAAGGACCAGGTGATCGTCAACAAGTACGCGCCGCTTCTGCTCGCCATGCTGCCGAGGGGCCCCGTGACGCCGTCCGGCCCCAGCGGCGGCACGAACGAGGCCGGGAACTGA